CATCCAAAACTGATACCAACTGTTTCGATGCCATTGATATTTTCGTGTCAATCTGCCCTCCTTTAGTAAACCAAAAACCTGTCTGTTGTTCTTACTTGCAAAATTCAGCTATACTTTAGGCTAACACTGTTTGAACTCAATGTTTTGAATCTACAATAAAGAAAAGTAGAGAACTAAATCAGTATTGTCTGTAGCATCTTCACCGGTTCAATTCACATgtgatattctgatttattctcAAGCTTTTAACTGACTCCCATTCACCAGAGTTGTGTGGATTATTTCACTATGTACACAATAAACCAAGTGTTGACTTGAACTCGAACTGTGTCTATACCTGGTGTAACATGTAGCGGCTCTAAGCCGTTTCCTGATTAACACCTTCCAGAGCTTCCCACACTACGAGCTGACGTCAGTCATCAGGATCTTAGCCTCGCaacagcagctcctccagctcctgctgCTCTATTATGGAGGCTTTAGCTGTTGCAAACGTCTGAGGATTTAGATCTACTCATCCGTTAGCCTGCGGTGACCTGACATAAACCTGCATGTACACTGCAGATTTTGATCACCCCGACTTTTGTTTCCGCTGCAGCGACACAAACGTGAAGAAAATGGTTTATGTTATACTAAAGATGAAAACTGCTCCTGAgttgacttttcttttcttttttatatatatacagtacagaccaaaagtttggacacacctttctaattcaatgggttttctttattttcatgactatttataaggcaagaaatcccacttattaacctgacagggcaggttgacctatgaagtgaaaaccatttcaggtgacgacctcttgaagctcatcaagaaaatgcagagtgtgagcaaagcagtaatcacagcaaaaggttgctactttgaagaaactagaatataaggggtattttcagttgttttacacttttttgtttagtgcatatttccacatgtgttattcatagttttgatgccttcagtgtgaatctacaatgtcaatagtcatgaaaataaaggaaactcattgaattaaaaggtgtgtccaaacgtttggtctgtactgtactgactatatatatatatagtcagTCAAAGACATTCCACTTTCTTTtggtcaaaataaaatctcacaaGTGTCCTCACTGATAAATATAAAGTCAAAAGCTACCAGTGATTTCTGTTCAGCGTTGCCCTCAGCTGTCTCTGTGTGGAACTTCACGCTTTAATCCGTGACACAGTCCCACACTCAGGTCTTATTCTACTAACACGGACGGGTGAGCAGCTCCGTTTCTACTGAAGGACAaacaggttttttgtttttttttggtagacTGACCTTTCCTGGGAAGGTTTGCCACGccgtatttttctttaacttgcAGATAGCGGCCTCGCTGTGGTTCACTGGAGGTAAACAGGCTACAGGTCTGGTAGTAAACAGGCATAAGAGTGTGGCCAGTGATATTAAACTGCTTTCCACAAAGTCctacaaaaaccaaaaccaccAGTTTCATCCCTGTTCATGATTTAACACAGAGTGTGATTACTTTTCTCGTTGGTTTgaagaatgtttgttttgttaaccATCAACaaattgaatcattttaaagctgcattttgcatttacaatGGTTATTTCTGTCAGATAAAATCAGTTTGATTGTCCTGGAACATTTTGGTATGTGAAAAAAGTAGAAACGGAAAAAAATGGAATGAACGTTTAGCTTTTTGTGGTATTGATTTTTGGCTGTTATACGTAGACTTCATGCCCCTTTTCTCcagttttaacaaagttttaGTTCAAAGATGCTAATTCACATTAGATATCAAACTCTTTACAGATAGAAAATAATACACCGTGATGTGCATTTTAACAAGGAAAATCTAGAGGTTTTAGTGAATTATGCCACTGTTAATAGCAGATATGGTGTTGGCACAATTATCGTTACTGGAGTCATCAGCTTCGTCCTTTGTGCTGTAATTGAGGGTCACCAAAATGCAGACGCTCACTTTTTGTATCATTAGCGCTGCGTTtcaatcaaaacaacaataatcaagcaaaacacaaaaagcagctgTCACTTATTATGTACGTCAGTCAGGCTAGAAATAATTTGTACAgtcaaaagaaataattttgtcaaaGGAAATAATTTGTACATCTGTGATGCCGTCGCACTCCAGGCCTTTCAGCAAGCTTTTTGCCGTGACTGTTGTGCATCTGTCAGTACAATCAGAACGAGAAATGCAAACTTTTACTGTCGCtactttgttttcataaatgGCAGCgaacaaaaagatgaaaatacgACAAAATACCTGCCAAGCTGTGTTGGCTTTACTTGAGATGACCCAAGTGTCATCCTTTAACCCTCCACCTCCCCCCCTCTGTGTACACAGTGTGGGGTCACTTCAGCCTCCAGACAGGCTCATAGGTAATAATCCCACAAAGTCCTTGAAGTCATCAGGTAATCTGGTAGACGGACATCCCAGCCACTATTACTCTGAACCCTCTCTGAGGGGTCAGATGGGGGTCTTTTTCACACTTCctccagtaaaaacaaatataatcaaGATAAAGCGAAGTGTTTCAGACCTAACTAAGGTTAAGTACTTTTTGCAGTGCTCATTTGCTGATACATGTAGATATGTTGAGGTGAAACACAAGGATCAGTGGTCCGAATTTCGCTACAACTGCCAAAGCGTCACTTGTTAGTTTGTCCTTGTCACCCTTAACATGCGTGAGAGACATTTAATCGGTACCCTTAATCCTGTGATTCCAAGCCTGTGAGTCACATCAGTTTACAAGCCGCGTACATCAAGTACAGGAATTTTACCTTCAGGTCGGCACCAACAGTtccagaggaagaggatgagtCAGTGTCGTACGGAGCGAGTCGTTCCTGGAAATGCTCCGCAGAAGGAACGGCCCTCATATTGATATCGAAAACAAGACCGAGATGGGACGCACGCAGCTTCCTGGAGCTTAGCCTGTTTATAATGGCAACCAGGGGCAGTGGTATGGCCGATGTAATAACAAATACCAGTTTATATATTAAAGGGACACTATTATGTGAAAGGGAGTCTTTTGAGCTTTACGTTATAGTTATTCCCTagtcaaaaacatacatggagtgtagccttgattttttttcatgcatgtttgagaaatcctttaatctcccatggcaaccattcagctgtgcaccACGCCTGGTTgggcctagccccgccttccaggacaaagctcctcctcagagctgcagcttccaagcCAAACTGAGCAGTCCTCTCTCACAATGACCCCACTCagccccttcagactagccagcagcaattagcaaacagctggtgaaACTGTGCATTTACGATCTACTTACtactcagtgcaacgctggtaaaaaggTTGCTAAAGGGCTAATAGGGGAGCAATGTTGTgaggacttcctgaaggcagcgtttcagaaagagcaggcaTTTTTAAAGAGATAGATGTCTAAATTCAAGACGTTAAAttagtcaaatttcttttaaattagatttgatatttatagcatttttatatcaACTGAAGGCAACGGTTACATAAATGAGGGACAAAAGTGGAATGAAAGTCAGTTGAGTTTAATAGTAACATGCAAGTCAAGGTTTACTTCACaaggtttgacaaaaaaaacccagtttaCAACGTGACAAACGGCATGATAAAAATACctttattttcacagaaaaccGGAACTATTACAGAGAAACAATCCACGAGTATATTCCCACCAAAATACATGTTTATTCTTTCCTCCGATTAACCATTTCAGTTTGTCTATAGAACCACGAGCTGTAGCTAATAGTCATCTCTGTGAATTTTGTTGCTAAAAGCGGTACTTGGAGTAGGATGGAGCATTTGTAGCATTTGTTGAGGCCGCAGGAAGCAGCAGGAGCCCAGTGGTTACGTCTCTCTTGCAGCGATCCATAGCCTGCTTGTACGAGATCTTCTCCTTGGTGATGGGGTCTACCAGCTCTTTGGAGTGCAAAGCCTCGTCTTTCAGCTCATTAGCCATCGTGGTGTCAATCAGATTTTCTGCAAGTGCCTCTTCAATGGTTAGGCGTCCTGCCTTATTGGGGTCCACCAACCCACCGGTGAGGTACTGGGCCTCCATGTACCTCTTGGCATCCTCTTTGGGCATGTAACCTTTCTGTTCTGCCTGACCCACTGCCAGACGCTCTTTGGTCACAGGGTCCTGGACTCCAGTGAAGGCCTTCTGGGCGTTCAGTAGCTTGTACTTGTGGCCTGAGTCGATTAGGTTGTTCTCGACTGCCTTGTGGACAGATAATTTGTCCTTTTTACCCAGATCGACAATCCCGCCGGAGGCTGACTGTGCCTCCAGCAGCCTCAAGGCGGTGTCTGGATCGATGAGTCTGCGGGTGAGCGCGCTTCTCACAGACATGCGGCTTTCGGTAGTGGTGTCAAATATGCCAGAGATTGGGAAATAATCATCCCCCGTGGCAGCAGTGAGGTTGTTTAAGCTGTTCTTGCTACTTTGCAGAGTGTTCAGGCTGCTGTAAGAAGACTTCAAGGGCGAAGACATGGAGTTCAGTGGGGAAGATGAGATAGGCCTGCTTGGGGATTTTGGTGTTACTGGAGGAATGTAAGGTTTTGACTTCTCTCCTGTAACAAGGAAGGCAAACTCAGAGATAGACATCTTACCCTCCTTGTAGCGGCTCACGTCGTACTCAGTCAGACGGCCGTCCTTCAGCGCATCCTTGACAGAGTATTGCTTCCCACTTTTTCGATCTTGCAGAATTGTTATATCTCCATCAGGGGTGGTTGATGTGATTTCTTCCCAATCGCACTCCAGTTGACACAGTTGGAGGTAGTGGTTTCTATCAATTACTCCTTTTACGTAGGCGTCATAGGGAGACAGGTCGTTGCCGGTGTCTGGATCCAAGATGGTGATCCTTGTTGAGAGGTTTGTCTCTCTGGTGTGACTTTCTGAATGGTCCTCTGATGTTATGCCATTCTGGAGCTCAGCGATGAGGGTCTCCCTCTGGTGTATTTTATCTTTCTCATTCAGGATCTCTTTCTCCAGGCGCTGGACCTCGGAGGAAGATTTAAGACTTCTCTGGCGTGCCATCTGGTTCCTCTCGCTTATCAACCTGGACTGTTGTTGGAAGGTAATGCTGGTGGTTTGTCTTTCAGACTCCAGTGCCTTAAGCTGTCTGAGGAGATCttccttctctctttgcagAGCATCCCTACCAGTAATGAGAGCTGTCTCCTCCTGAGAAGTCACAGACCTTGATGTCTTTATATGGTTTATTTGACTGTTTATGCTCTGGAGGCTGTCTTCTTGATTTCGTCTTAGATTCCTCTCATGGGCTACAATCTCTCTGAGGTGGTCCCTCTCCGCTTCAACTGCTGGGTCTTTCTCTACTCGAACGACTTCTCTGTAAACAACCTTCTCAATGGACTTCTCCTTCTGCAGAATCTCCAACTTCAGTCTGAGGTTCCGAATTTCTCTCTCAAGACGGTTGATGTTGTTGCTTTCCTTCTCCATGTCAGAACGAATACCGTCAGTGAGTTTGTCCAACTTGGGGTCCCTCTCCACCTTTAGGACTTCCTCAATGATGATCTTCTCTTCAACGGGTGGTGGAGAATTCTCCAGTTCAAGAATGCGAGTCTTGATCTGCCTGAGTTCAGACTCGGTTTGGATCTTCTTCTGGCGGTTGTCCATCTTGGCCaagtctctctctttttcttcaatCAGCGCTCTCAGCTGTCTGACCTCTAGTTCGAGTTTTCTGCGTGCCTTCATTTCATCGTCCAAGCTCCGGTTCAACTTGTCATGCTCCACAATCTGCTTGGGATCTTTCTGAAGGCGAATAACCTCCGTGGTGACAATCTTTTCCTCTGGCTTCTGTCTTTCAAGGGTAATGTATTGGTTCTGTAGCTCAAAGAGACATTCCTCCACACTTCGGCGACTGTGGATCTCCTCTCGTACATCTCGTCGAAGTCTATCAGCCTCCTTCTCCAGAAGAGGGTCATTCTCATACTTGATGACCTCTTTTGTCAGAAGCTTTGTCTCCACTTTggatttttcagatttcagttCATCTCTTTCCTTTCGTAGGCGTGTTAGCAGTTCCAAGGTGGTGTCATAGTTGACTTGCAGTCGGGAGACTTGGTTATTCAGTCTTTGCAATTCCCTCACAACCTCTGGGCTCTTCTCTTCCTTGATCACCTCCTGGGTCACCTCCTTGTACTCCACTTTGGGTTTCTGGCTGCGTAGGGTAGTCAGGGTTGCTGTCACTGAATCAATCTTGTCCTCAAGGTCTGAACGGTTCTGTCTCAAATCCTGCAGCGCCTTCTTCAGACGCACCAGCTCAACCTCGGTGTCAGGATCTACTCTGTAGATCTCATTGACAATCTCTTTGACTTCCACTTTGGGCTTGAGCAACTCCAGTTCGCCAAAGCGAAACTGAAGGGTGGTGAGGTCCTTTTTCAGGATGACATTCTCGTCCTTCTCTTCTTCCAAAGCCATTCTAATTTTATGTGACTCATCTATCAGTTCGGGAGCTTGCTGCACTTGTTTCACAACTTTGGTGACAATCTTGGGTTCAATGGATGGAATGACCCTCTCCAGCGTGTTAATCTGGGACCTGGTGCTGAAAATGATATCATTGAGAGACCTGCAGCGCAGTTCCTCCTCTGCAATGTCACCCTGGAACGTTAGAACAGCTTTCAGCATCTCTGGGTCTTTCTCTAATCTCACCACTTCCTTTTTCACAATCTTCTCcctgattttttgtttcagctggGAGAGGAGTGTGAGCTCAGATTTCACATGGACGGTTTCAGTATCTCTCGTCTGAAGCTCTGTCCGGATCCTCTCCATCTCATCTCTGATCTCAGCTGCCTCTTTGTCAAGTTTGGGGTCTCTCTCATATTCGGTGAGCACCTTAGTCACAAGTTTAGGTTCCACTTTGGTCAGTTGCAGTTCCATTGTGACAATCTTCTCATTGAGCAGTTCTATCTCGGACTGGATTCTTGATCTACTGAATTCTTCATCCTGAATGCGATTCTTCAGTGACTTGAGATCCGCTTCCAGTTTTGGGTCACGGTAATACTGCACCACCTCTTTCTCCTCCAACCTCTCCACTCCTCTCCTTTGCTTCAGAGACAAAAACCTCTTCCGGTAGGTTTCAAGGTTATTCTCGGCATGTGAACGCCTGTTGACTTCTTCCTCCAATTCCTTCTTCAGACCATCAGCTACCTCCACGTTCTTCTGCTGGctctgaagctgcagctgctgactgACTGCCACCTGACTCACTTTTTCTTCGTTCTGCAGAGGAGCGAATGGAGAACGGGGGACAAGAGTGGTTAACTGAAAAACACACCTATGCATAGAAAAACGCTAAGGGCGATTACTAAACTTGCTCCAATCTCCTACCATTGCAGTGAGGTTCTTTGCTGTCCCCAACTGACTGAGCTGCTGGTTGTTTTCAGCTGAGATCTCAGCGAAGCGGTTCAGCAGGTCTTTCTCCTGCACCAGAAAGCAATAAGAGAAGCATTAGTTTCAAAACGGAAGATGATGCAGGAATATCTTAGTCATCTTGGTCTTCCTTGAAACCCCACCGTTCTTTGCACGTCTTGAGCCAGAGTTGATGTTAGACGTTTCTTTGGAGCCGTTGCCTCGTAAGTGTTCTCTTTGCCGTTCTCATATAGCTCATTGTCGACGTCATCACTGTCATTCAGAGTTCCACAATACgtttttgactttatttcatATTCCTAAAAAGGGAAGTATGAGGAAGGATTTAGTAGATGGAACTACATGTCTAACCTTCACTATAAGACCGTGTGTCAGGATGCTAATGTCCCCTATCATACTTGAGTTAAAGTGGGTTAAGCATGACTCCAGAGTTGGCTTCCAATGCGTGTAAAGACGAGGCATGCTTACAGAATTTCATCACCTGCTGCCTGccatagatttttttaaatatatgacaGTATGGCTGTGTTCGAATTCAGGGTCCGCATCCTTCGAAGGACCCGGTCTACGTAGGACTGGTTCTTCGAAGGCCGAGAATAAACAATGGCCAGAAGAGAAAAGCTGTGAATTCGGACAGGTCTAGCCTTCAGCTAGCTGTCTAGTCTCCACATTAGCCTAACtcatgttgcctagcaaccgtgACAGCGTGAAGTGTTGCAATTCCGAGACGCAATGTATGCTGCAAACTTTCGTCAGTAGGGAATTTATGCAAGTGCTAATCAGATGTCGGACCAATGACCCGTCGATAATATTACTCAGTCTGCACCGATAGAGTCTCAGAATGTCAAATGCTTTGAGTGGCTCCAACTGACAGCGGCTCAACCTACCTTCTCGTTGTATCAGCCGATATTTATTTGACCACTTACAGAAACTCACAGAGCATTTAACTTTCATCCCCAAATGGTTGGTTCTTCCTTAAACTGAGTAGCAAAACCactcaaaatttcagagttggAATATTTACTCGGGAattaaaaggaataaaaatggataaagctaaaatttaaaatattgttccTTGAAAGgggattttaaatataatttagcaTAATCTTGAATAAAAGAATTATTCAAGTTCACTGTGATTGTATATCGAATCTGCATACAATCACATTAAATAGCCACACTGTTTACTGCTGGGGTGTTGAGATCACACCTCATACATCCACTTTACATTCCTCCATTTTTGGTCATATTATTGAAATTCAACATTTGAAGTCGTACatattaattagttaattaaagTGGGTTTTGATTGTATTGTGAGCACAATGTATTTGTTGTATTAGCACTAATTTCCTAGAAAATCTCCATAATTCTATTGCTTATCATGTAAAGGTACCATTTGTTAAAAACCGTCATGTTCCTAAAATAATGGAactattttttttgccaaacgttttccttttttattgttgccTAGGACATCTATTGGGAAAAAAAGGTGGTGATTTTGTTTTGCCAAAGtcacttttgtcaaaaaaaccccccaaaaaaaaaggatttaggcaattattttaggaagatgACAATATCTACGGTCTGCCAGAAATGTTCCCCTCTTTCAACACCCTcatgaaatatggaaaaatttaaataccGATGTCACCGACAAAGTAATGTACCCTGTCCTAATTAAACAGAAAGCTGTGAATTCTTCACTTTTCATCCCAATAGACACACATTATACAAAATGGAGGCACATCAAAAGTGCAACACGCACTTCATAAGCATAATAGGACTTAATGATCCACAAAATGTGCCTTGTTTCTTCATgtaatgtgtgttttctgaTAAACCAGCATTCACAGGATGCACAC
The DNA window shown above is from Xiphophorus couchianus chromosome 16, X_couchianus-1.0, whole genome shotgun sequence and carries:
- the LOC114159848 gene encoding envoplakin-like, whose amino-acid sequence is MSKKTENVSRISKKDATDLSVVIKRMQTNADQVEKNILRAEELLAADQEGQRKGKKLLHQRENSANLGQVEKLLKDLFLDVGKAKKLKHPQISEIDSDVRNLHDRWVKGCATYRDLYDQGQELKQKIDWGPVLQEKLDQILGEEYGPNLYDVEKQIAEHNILHQEIEAYGSQLQPSSTVSPEDYNAFKEKYAQVLESSRLRRKHLASLYEYMQSCTKELVYLSGQQERIINRDWSDRMIDPSGVRTEYEKFKLNGLMAHEEEVNKLQVEGTELVQTNHPGSQTINTMTDRVQLEWQSFLNLCIAQEMHLENVDNYKKFQLDSDTLAESLQKLSSTLDPKSLANKSNPEILLALEGEEPSVKRNEQRVEALRELSGSVAPLKLRRTQPTEPTTAVSLCDWADENGAVERGQAMILRSNSDNKYWELQDSQGKTTSLPGACFEIPPPDPEALETLKSLDGKLADLKRRRSALMDSLKTPTVEVIRPKQAAVVNSAPEDPRVAELNSDIDKINKALARNEKEILNRLRTPLDSRASMQDLDKRQQENEKSALAVRKLESDKSAVQREVDPILAKKPLGPTAAMLPLNLSAADNKIHNINTLIDLYNKKATASMFLEKQLEKTDVTVSWFEQQLAKDGVILDQPDVLQNRTKKLESTLKDVVSKKEELKKLGKDLDLTKQACSPLQQRLSEYCPDIRRQESQVQLLKNRYANVRNQLQERVALLKQASNKNQEFNSVAKSLDFFLLNLPDNAVKPTDGVGEILTKENSQKKVVEDIEKKSGDLQRLKDLSKDLQGILNEYEIKSKTYCGTLNDSDDVDNELYENGKENTYEATAPKKRLTSTLAQDVQRTEKDLLNRFAEISAENNQQLSQLGTAKNLTAMNEEKVSQVAVSQQLQLQSQQKNVEVADGLKKELEEEVNRRSHAENNLETYRKRFLSLKQRRGVERLEEKEVVQYYRDPKLEADLKSLKNRIQDEEFSRSRIQSEIELLNEKIVTMELQLTKVEPKLVTKVLTEYERDPKLDKEAAEIRDEMERIRTELQTRDTETVHVKSELTLLSQLKQKIREKIVKKEVVRLEKDPEMLKAVLTFQGDIAEEELRCRSLNDIIFSTRSQINTLERVIPSIEPKIVTKVVKQVQQAPELIDESHKIRMALEEEKDENVILKKDLTTLQFRFGELELLKPKVEVKEIVNEIYRVDPDTEVELVRLKKALQDLRQNRSDLEDKIDSVTATLTTLRSQKPKVEYKEVTQEVIKEEKSPEVVRELQRLNNQVSRLQVNYDTTLELLTRLRKERDELKSEKSKVETKLLTKEVIKYENDPLLEKEADRLRRDVREEIHSRRSVEECLFELQNQYITLERQKPEEKIVTTEVIRLQKDPKQIVEHDKLNRSLDDEMKARRKLELEVRQLRALIEEKERDLAKMDNRQKKIQTESELRQIKTRILELENSPPPVEEKIIIEEVLKVERDPKLDKLTDGIRSDMEKESNNINRLEREIRNLRLKLEILQKEKSIEKVVYREVVRVEKDPAVEAERDHLREIVAHERNLRRNQEDSLQSINSQINHIKTSRSVTSQEETALITGRDALQREKEDLLRQLKALESERQTTSITFQQQSRLISERNQMARQRSLKSSSEVQRLEKEILNEKDKIHQRETLIAELQNGITSEDHSESHTRETNLSTRITILDPDTGNDLSPYDAYVKGVIDRNHYLQLCQLECDWEEITSTTPDGDITILQDRKSGKQYSVKDALKDGRLTEYDVSRYKEGKMSISEFAFLVTGEKSKPYIPPVTPKSPSRPISSSPLNSMSSPLKSSYSSLNTLQSSKNSLNNLTAATGDDYFPISGIFDTTTESRMSVRSALTRRLIDPDTALRLLEAQSASGGIVDLGKKDKLSVHKAVENNLIDSGHKYKLLNAQKAFTGVQDPVTKERLAVGQAEQKGYMPKEDAKRYMEAQYLTGGLVDPNKAGRLTIEEALAENLIDTTMANELKDEALHSKELVDPITKEKISYKQAMDRCKRDVTTGLLLLPAASTNATNAPSYSKYRF